A region of Myxococcus stipitatus DSM 14675 DNA encodes the following proteins:
- a CDS encoding molybdenum cofactor biosynthesis protein — MSSGGSITVLYFAAARERVGLARESFPLPEGATVREVLRLLSVAHPGLEPLLPHLRVAVDQEFVGVDAPVRPGAEVALIPPVAGGSPGLFRVVDRPLRLEEVVEAVGGESYGGLVTFSGSVRNQTKGRRVLRLEYEAYAPMAEKKLAEIGAEVATLWPGVRLAVVHRVGTLVPGELAVVIATASPHRREAFRGCEYTIERLKQDVPIWKKEFFEDGEVWVGLGP; from the coding sequence ATGAGCTCCGGGGGCTCCATCACAGTGCTCTACTTCGCCGCGGCCCGTGAGCGCGTGGGGCTGGCGCGAGAGTCCTTTCCGCTTCCGGAGGGCGCGACGGTGCGCGAGGTCCTGCGACTGCTCTCTGTCGCGCATCCCGGGTTGGAGCCGTTGCTGCCGCACCTGCGCGTGGCGGTGGACCAGGAGTTCGTGGGCGTGGATGCGCCGGTTCGTCCGGGGGCGGAGGTGGCGTTGATTCCTCCCGTGGCGGGAGGCTCACCGGGATTGTTCCGGGTGGTGGACCGGCCGCTTCGGTTGGAGGAGGTGGTGGAGGCGGTGGGCGGCGAGTCGTATGGCGGGCTCGTCACCTTCAGTGGCTCCGTGCGCAACCAGACGAAGGGGCGGCGGGTGTTGCGGCTGGAGTACGAGGCCTACGCGCCGATGGCGGAGAAGAAGCTGGCGGAGATTGGCGCGGAGGTCGCCACGCTGTGGCCGGGTGTCCGGCTGGCGGTGGTCCACCGTGTGGGCACGCTGGTTCCGGGAGAGCTGGCGGTGGTCATCGCCACCGCGTCGCCTCATCGCCGGGAAGCGTTCCGAGGTTGTGAGTACACCATCGAGCGGCTCAAGCAGGACGTGCCCATCTGGAAGAAGGAGTTCTTCGAGGATGGGGAGGTTTGGGTCGGGCTCGGGCCCTGA
- a CDS encoding NUDIX domain-containing protein, translated as MPEYRNPKPTVDCIIELSGERIVLIRRANPPLGWALPGGFVDEGEPLDAAAIREVKEETGMDVKLVEQFFTYSDPKRDPRQHTLSTVYIGTAQGEPQGSDDAAEARTFRVDALPQDLCFDHGTILADYLAYKRTGQRRKL; from the coding sequence ATGCCCGAATACCGCAACCCCAAGCCCACCGTGGACTGCATCATCGAGCTGTCGGGTGAACGCATCGTCCTCATCCGCCGCGCGAACCCTCCCCTCGGGTGGGCGCTGCCCGGCGGTTTCGTGGACGAGGGCGAGCCGCTGGACGCGGCGGCCATCCGCGAGGTGAAGGAGGAGACGGGGATGGACGTGAAGCTGGTGGAGCAGTTCTTCACGTACTCGGACCCCAAGCGGGACCCGAGGCAGCACACGCTGTCGACGGTGTACATCGGCACGGCGCAGGGAGAGCCCCAGGGTTCGGATGACGCGGCGGAGGCACGGACCTTCCGGGTCGACGCGCTGCCCCAGGACCTGTGCTTCGACCACGGGACCATCCTCGCGGACTACCTGGCCTACAAGCGGACCGGCCAGCGGCGGAAGTTGTAG
- a CDS encoding site-2 protease family protein has translation MHYALVLLALGALLALHELGHLVAARLLGVRVPRFVFGFGPPMASFRLGGTQFVVGAVPLGATVHIQGMNPHRADASETASFQTLGPVRRALIILAGPLANYLFALGVLFALYTSGTHVVVPLTVGTVKPGSEAARAQLLPGDRIDMVDGQPLRSWTEFVEKVAVGVGRPLDLRVERHGEARTVTVRPRPDEQGEGRIGVSQQYVYRTHAPGEALRHSLVHTMNIASEGVTMFLRLAKGDPAHGGPAGPGALVRQESSDAASSGLDSVLRALVAASVALALLTLLPVPGLDGGRVLLLMIEAVSGRRLPPRVETLAQTMGFLAISAIIVAVAATEIRSAVPERFKSKPQTGGDSTSSPAASAGVPGTPQGGPAALPATSAPATGTTTATPPTVTGAPNATPSNTSVTPTPAAGAPSAPATGAAPAIQSPMTGGAPASAATATASPATGGTPATPTPATGGTPATPTPATGGAPATPAGTTTATPPPATGGAPATPAGTTTATPPPAVGGASTTPVGTGTATPSVGGAPATPTGTATTTPATTRADTPAAPSPLAGAPAVPANPNGVTSATQSPPTGTSPATPSTSTGAATTSPRPSPQAPSNATTSAPPTPATTGAGTPGGATPTAAPSKVPPTSGPAAVSGPPTP, from the coding sequence ATGCACTACGCGCTCGTTCTGCTCGCCCTGGGGGCGCTGCTCGCCCTGCATGAGCTGGGGCACCTGGTCGCCGCGCGATTGCTCGGCGTGAGGGTGCCCAGGTTCGTGTTCGGGTTTGGTCCGCCCATGGCGTCCTTCCGGTTGGGAGGGACGCAGTTCGTCGTGGGCGCGGTTCCGCTGGGTGCCACGGTGCACATCCAGGGGATGAATCCGCATCGCGCGGACGCCTCGGAGACGGCGAGCTTCCAGACCCTGGGGCCCGTGCGGCGCGCGCTCATCATCCTGGCGGGCCCGCTGGCGAACTACCTCTTCGCGCTGGGAGTCCTCTTCGCGCTGTACACGTCGGGCACGCACGTGGTGGTGCCGTTGACGGTGGGGACGGTGAAGCCGGGCTCGGAGGCCGCGCGGGCGCAGCTGCTGCCGGGGGACCGCATCGACATGGTCGATGGGCAGCCCCTGAGGAGCTGGACGGAGTTCGTCGAGAAGGTGGCCGTGGGTGTGGGGCGCCCGCTCGACTTGCGCGTGGAGCGGCATGGGGAGGCGCGCACGGTGACGGTGCGGCCGCGTCCGGATGAGCAGGGCGAGGGACGCATTGGCGTGAGCCAGCAGTACGTGTACCGCACGCATGCGCCCGGTGAGGCGCTGCGGCACTCGTTGGTGCACACGATGAACATCGCCTCCGAGGGAGTGACGATGTTCCTGCGACTGGCGAAGGGGGACCCCGCTCATGGAGGGCCCGCGGGGCCGGGAGCGTTGGTGCGACAGGAGTCGTCGGACGCGGCTTCGTCGGGGCTGGATTCGGTGCTGCGGGCGTTGGTGGCGGCGTCGGTGGCGCTCGCGTTGCTGACGCTGCTCCCGGTTCCGGGGCTGGATGGCGGGCGTGTGTTGCTGCTGATGATCGAGGCCGTGAGCGGACGCAGGTTGCCGCCTCGGGTGGAGACCCTGGCGCAGACGATGGGGTTCCTCGCGATCTCGGCGATCATCGTCGCGGTGGCGGCCACGGAGATTCGCAGCGCCGTGCCGGAACGATTCAAGTCGAAGCCCCAGACGGGTGGCGACTCCACGTCGAGCCCCGCGGCTTCCGCCGGAGTGCCGGGGACTCCCCAGGGAGGCCCTGCCGCGCTCCCCGCGACGTCGGCACCAGCGACGGGCACGACCACGGCGACTCCGCCGACGGTCACAGGCGCGCCAAACGCGACTCCGTCCAACACTTCGGTGACGCCGACACCCGCGGCAGGGGCGCCTTCGGCTCCTGCAACAGGTGCAGCACCTGCAATTCAGTCACCCATGACGGGAGGAGCACCCGCGAGCGCCGCGACTGCGACTGCGTCACCTGCGACAGGCGGAACGCCCGCGACTCCGACACCTGCGACGGGCGGAACGCCCGCGACTCCGACACCTGCGACAGGCGGAGCGCCCGCGACTCCAGCGGGTACTACAACCGCGACTCCGCCACCTGCGACAGGCGGAGCGCCCGCGACTCCAGCGGGTACTACAACCGCGACTCCGCCACCTGCGGTGGGCGGAGCGTCCACGACGCCTGTGGGCACGGGCACGGCGACTCCATCCGTGGGCGGAGCACCCGCGACTCCGACGGGCACAGCCACCACGACTCCCGCAACGACTCGAGCGGACACACCCGCTGCTCCCTCGCCGCTCGCCGGGGCACCCGCTGTTCCGGCAAACCCGAACGGGGTGACATCAGCAACTCAGTCACCTCCGACGGGAACGAGTCCCGCGACGCCCTCGACCTCGACCGGGGCGGCAACCACGTCCCCACGGCCGTCACCTCAGGCCCCTTCGAACGCCACTACATCCGCGCCTCCGACACCGGCAACCACCGGCGCGGGAACTCCAGGTGGGGCAACGCCCACAGCGGCCCCCTCGAAGGTGCCCCCGACGAGCGGTCCCGCGGCCGTGAGTGGTCCGCCGACGCCCTAG
- a CDS encoding MXAN_2562 family outer membrane beta-barrel protein produces MSRAWALGVAMMVAGSPALAQDVVSEVEAEDFSSPRSGGVVFRLGGYKPRVDTEKGLTEGRTPYKDTFGDSSLLLVEVELQHFFYQGIGTAGVGVSAGYGEKYANAKLEEGGDAAEKTALKVIPLGLNAFYKFDYAAFEWGIPLVPYGKLGLIYTPWWVTKGDDTEVSQGRKGSGGKWGWGATAGVSFLLDVLQPRFARDFDSGLGVNHSYLFAEYTYADVDNFGGKGLVLSSRRWMFGLALDY; encoded by the coding sequence ATGAGTCGGGCATGGGCGCTGGGTGTGGCCATGATGGTCGCCGGGTCGCCGGCGTTGGCGCAGGACGTCGTGAGCGAGGTGGAGGCCGAGGACTTCTCCTCGCCGCGTTCGGGGGGAGTCGTCTTCCGGCTGGGCGGCTACAAGCCCCGCGTGGACACGGAGAAGGGGCTCACGGAGGGGCGGACTCCGTACAAGGACACCTTCGGTGACTCCTCGCTGCTGCTTGTCGAGGTCGAGCTTCAGCACTTCTTCTACCAAGGCATCGGCACCGCGGGCGTGGGTGTGTCCGCGGGCTACGGTGAGAAGTACGCGAACGCGAAGCTGGAGGAGGGCGGTGACGCCGCGGAGAAGACGGCGCTCAAGGTGATTCCGCTGGGCCTCAACGCCTTCTACAAGTTCGACTACGCGGCCTTCGAGTGGGGCATCCCCCTGGTGCCGTACGGCAAGCTGGGCCTCATCTACACGCCGTGGTGGGTGACGAAGGGCGACGACACCGAGGTCTCTCAAGGCCGCAAGGGCAGCGGCGGCAAGTGGGGTTGGGGCGCGACGGCTGGCGTGTCGTTCCTGCTGGATGTGCTGCAGCCGCGCTTCGCGCGCGACTTCGACTCCGGGCTGGGCGTCAACCACAGCTACCTCTTCGCCGAGTACACCTACGCGGATGTGGACAATTTCGGCGGGAAGGGCCTCGTGCTCTCCAGCCGACGCTGGATGTTTGGACTCGCGCTGGACTATTAG
- a CDS encoding PKD domain-containing protein — protein sequence MPLVPRSVRSSAALLVLMAAVGPWASGCRRAVRAEMGDDRVVEAGVPVELGSREEGAPVLSWEPGDGTPSARGPRLSHAFARPGVYSVRALHEGQEVGRVQLTVVPRPLLRAVPAEAQTVLWMPTLRGNMEALVDFYERLVGPEESENALRDAPLVALVLESLAQSSGVVDPEEGFGLFLLPAFDGVVALLGVTEPEAAMQAVAQELESSGHQVSPTGDGAMRVVPADSGEPMLLFVDRGYLYLAIPDSDSGELEAGEPVSVLAVEPAVADVEVARGAVRGLEGPGLSESALYQELRAKVAEGHVHLYSSALKGGAEAGEKESPVRGFMASLAVQSERMTLDGFLASSRPLFHGANAPASALLADSALGPVAAAQLSVPPEELAKLVFGAPGSPLRERVVERWRSRGLDPEALLKALRGDVAVLVYFDAPGFLKSFVQNHRPEPRGTVLIDAGLTSAEPVLRLLDEHLDGSLLRFRAENVPGGKMYRTMLRGFPVQLLVGAQRATLLAGEPLDGRPRGDVGRALRERLGGEAFGAGHQSLMADLGQLRADLDAQHAVPGVTAERLASAQGLVKAVLERFLPLDSAFMDFSLAEGGARLKGGLRLREGARGGQGWR from the coding sequence ATGCCGCTTGTCCCGCGCTCTGTCCGTTCCTCCGCCGCGCTCCTCGTCTTGATGGCCGCCGTGGGCCCTTGGGCCTCCGGCTGCCGGCGCGCTGTTCGCGCCGAGATGGGTGATGACCGCGTGGTGGAGGCGGGTGTTCCCGTCGAGCTGGGCTCACGTGAGGAGGGGGCTCCGGTCCTCTCCTGGGAGCCTGGTGACGGGACGCCGTCCGCACGGGGGCCCCGGCTGTCGCATGCGTTCGCGCGCCCGGGTGTCTACTCGGTGCGTGCGCTGCATGAGGGCCAGGAAGTCGGGCGCGTGCAGCTCACCGTCGTGCCGCGTCCGCTCTTGAGGGCAGTGCCCGCGGAGGCGCAGACGGTGCTGTGGATGCCCACGCTGCGGGGCAACATGGAAGCGCTGGTGGATTTCTACGAGCGGCTCGTGGGCCCCGAGGAGTCCGAGAACGCGCTGCGAGATGCTCCGCTGGTGGCGCTGGTGCTGGAGAGCCTGGCGCAGAGCTCCGGTGTCGTGGACCCGGAGGAAGGCTTTGGCCTCTTCCTGCTGCCGGCGTTCGATGGCGTGGTGGCGTTGCTTGGCGTGACGGAGCCCGAGGCCGCGATGCAGGCGGTGGCTCAAGAGCTGGAGAGCTCCGGGCATCAAGTCTCGCCGACGGGGGACGGGGCCATGCGCGTGGTTCCCGCGGACTCGGGCGAGCCGATGCTGTTGTTCGTCGACCGGGGCTACCTCTACCTGGCGATTCCCGACTCGGACAGTGGCGAGCTGGAGGCGGGCGAGCCGGTGTCGGTGTTGGCCGTGGAGCCCGCGGTCGCGGATGTCGAGGTGGCTCGAGGTGCGGTGCGGGGCCTGGAGGGCCCTGGGCTCTCCGAGTCCGCGCTGTACCAGGAGCTCCGCGCGAAGGTCGCGGAGGGCCATGTCCATCTCTACTCGAGCGCGCTGAAGGGTGGGGCGGAGGCAGGGGAGAAGGAGTCGCCGGTGCGAGGCTTCATGGCCTCGCTGGCGGTCCAGTCCGAGCGCATGACGCTGGATGGATTCCTCGCGTCCTCGAGGCCGCTGTTCCATGGCGCGAATGCACCCGCGTCGGCGCTCCTGGCGGACAGCGCGCTGGGGCCCGTGGCCGCCGCGCAGCTCTCGGTTCCTCCCGAGGAGCTGGCGAAGCTGGTGTTCGGTGCTCCGGGCTCTCCGCTGCGGGAGCGCGTGGTGGAGCGGTGGCGCTCGCGCGGGTTGGACCCGGAGGCCCTGCTGAAGGCCCTGCGGGGCGATGTGGCGGTGCTCGTGTACTTCGACGCGCCGGGGTTCCTGAAGAGTTTCGTCCAGAACCACCGGCCGGAGCCTCGAGGGACGGTGTTGATTGACGCGGGGCTCACGTCGGCGGAGCCCGTGCTGAGGCTGCTCGATGAGCACCTCGATGGTTCGCTGCTGCGCTTCCGTGCGGAGAACGTCCCGGGTGGGAAGATGTACCGGACGATGCTCCGAGGCTTCCCCGTGCAGCTCCTGGTGGGGGCTCAGCGTGCGACGTTGCTCGCGGGAGAGCCGCTGGACGGGCGGCCTCGCGGCGACGTGGGCCGAGCCCTTCGCGAGCGCCTGGGTGGCGAGGCCTTTGGCGCGGGGCACCAGTCGCTGATGGCGGACCTGGGACAGCTTCGCGCGGACCTGGATGCGCAGCACGCCGTGCCGGGAGTGACCGCGGAGCGGCTGGCTTCGGCGCAGGGGCTCGTGAAGGCGGTGCTGGAGCGCTTCCTCCCGTTGGACTCGGCCTTCATGGACTTCTCACTTGCGGAGGGCGGTGCGCGGCTGAAGGGAGGCCTGCGCCTGCGCGAGGGGGCTCGAGGCGGGCAGGGGTGGCGATGA